A single window of Polaribacter sp. SA4-10 DNA harbors:
- the metH gene encoding methionine synthase, protein MKVKQTKYMHLSGLEPLILNENSNFINVGERTNVAGSKKFLRLIKEERFDEALDVARHQVDGGAQIIDINFDDGLIDGKEAMVRFLNLIAAEPDICRVPIMIDSSKWEIIEAGLKVVQGKCVVNSISLKEGEEKFIWEAKQIKRYGAAVIVMAFDETGQADSYDRRIEIAKRSYDVLVHKVGFASEDIIFDLNIFPVATGMDEHKRNAIDFIEATRWVRQNLENVSVSGGVSNVSFSFRGNNGVREAMHSVFLYHAIQAGMNIGIVNPAMLEIYDDIPKDLLERVEDVILDRREDATERLLDFAETVKGSKVGKTADLSWREKPLQERITHALVKGIDAFIIEDVEQARQEAEKPIEVIEGNLMIGMNVVGDLFGAGKMFLPQVVKSARVMKKAVGYLNPFIEEEKGDLQEPVGKILMATVKGDVHDIGKNIVSVVLACNNYEIVDLGVMVPPEKIIEAAKRENVDAIGLSGLITPSLDEMVYLAKEMELQNFVLPLLIGGATTSKAHTAVKIDTQYKNAVVHVNDASRAVTVVGDLLNKKTSHIYTAKLKKDYDEFRTKFLKRGKEKSYVSIEEARKRKYKIDWKTAEIIKPNQLGIQVLEQLSLRELVPFIDWSPFFRSWDLHGKFPAILTDKVVGEQASIMYEEAQQMIKEIIAKQLLKPKAVFGLFEANSINEDDISVQKKGKEVAIFRTLRQQLKKREGIPNIALSDFIAPKETGVTDYMGAFCVGIFGAQELADSYKEKEDDYNAIMAQAIADRFAEAFAEYLHKQVRTKFWGYDADKDLTNDDLIKESYKGIRPAPGYPACPDHLEKETIWDVLKVEENIGVTLTESLAMWPAASVSGYYFANKEAKYFGLGKMTDDQITDYSERKGITKAKARKWLHPNIAEQ, encoded by the coding sequence ATGAAAGTGAAACAAACTAAATACATGCATTTATCAGGATTAGAGCCACTAATCTTGAATGAAAACAGCAATTTTATAAATGTAGGTGAAAGAACGAACGTGGCAGGATCTAAAAAATTCTTACGTTTAATAAAAGAAGAAAGATTTGATGAAGCTCTAGATGTTGCAAGACATCAAGTAGATGGAGGAGCTCAAATTATAGATATTAATTTCGATGATGGTTTAATTGATGGAAAAGAAGCGATGGTTCGTTTTTTGAATTTAATTGCTGCTGAACCAGATATCTGTAGAGTCCCAATTATGATTGATAGTTCTAAATGGGAAATCATTGAAGCGGGTTTAAAAGTAGTACAAGGTAAGTGTGTTGTAAATTCTATTTCTTTAAAAGAAGGGGAAGAAAAATTTATTTGGGAAGCAAAACAAATAAAACGATATGGAGCTGCAGTAATTGTTATGGCTTTTGATGAAACGGGACAAGCAGATAGTTATGATAGAAGAATAGAAATAGCAAAACGTTCTTATGATGTTTTAGTTCATAAAGTTGGCTTTGCATCCGAAGATATTATTTTTGATTTAAATATTTTTCCTGTTGCTACAGGAATGGATGAGCATAAAAGAAATGCTATTGATTTTATTGAAGCAACACGTTGGGTAAGACAAAATCTTGAAAATGTATCTGTAAGTGGAGGTGTAAGTAATGTGTCGTTTTCTTTTAGAGGGAATAATGGCGTTAGAGAAGCAATGCATTCTGTGTTTTTATACCATGCAATTCAAGCAGGTATGAATATAGGTATTGTAAACCCTGCCATGTTAGAAATTTATGATGACATTCCAAAAGATTTATTAGAACGTGTAGAAGATGTAATTTTAGACAGAAGAGAAGATGCAACGGAACGTTTGTTAGATTTTGCTGAAACCGTAAAAGGGTCTAAAGTAGGTAAAACTGCAGATTTATCTTGGAGAGAAAAACCATTGCAAGAAAGAATTACACACGCTTTGGTAAAAGGAATTGATGCTTTTATTATTGAAGACGTAGAACAAGCAAGACAAGAAGCAGAAAAGCCAATCGAAGTCATTGAAGGAAATTTAATGATTGGTATGAATGTGGTTGGAGATTTATTTGGAGCAGGAAAAATGTTTTTACCACAAGTAGTAAAGTCTGCACGGGTAATGAAAAAAGCGGTAGGTTATTTAAATCCTTTTATAGAAGAAGAAAAAGGCGATTTACAAGAACCTGTTGGTAAAATTTTAATGGCAACTGTAAAAGGGGATGTTCATGATATTGGTAAAAATATTGTAAGTGTTGTTTTGGCTTGTAATAACTACGAAATTGTAGATTTAGGAGTGATGGTTCCACCAGAAAAAATTATTGAAGCCGCTAAAAGAGAAAACGTAGATGCCATTGGGTTATCTGGTTTAATAACGCCTTCTTTAGATGAAATGGTGTATTTAGCCAAAGAAATGGAACTTCAAAATTTTGTATTACCATTACTTATTGGTGGCGCAACAACATCAAAAGCACATACAGCAGTTAAGATAGATACACAGTATAAAAATGCAGTTGTTCATGTAAATGATGCATCTAGAGCTGTTACAGTTGTGGGTGATTTATTAAACAAAAAAACGTCACATATTTACACTGCAAAATTAAAGAAAGACTATGATGAGTTTAGAACTAAGTTTTTAAAACGAGGTAAAGAAAAATCATATGTTTCTATTGAAGAAGCGCGTAAAAGAAAATATAAAATTGATTGGAAAACAGCAGAAATTATAAAACCTAATCAATTAGGTATTCAAGTTTTAGAGCAGTTAAGTTTAAGAGAATTAGTTCCTTTTATAGATTGGAGTCCGTTTTTTAGAAGTTGGGATTTACATGGTAAATTTCCGGCTATTTTAACTGATAAAGTTGTGGGTGAACAAGCCTCTATAATGTATGAAGAAGCACAACAAATGATTAAAGAAATTATTGCAAAACAACTTTTAAAGCCAAAAGCAGTTTTTGGTTTGTTTGAAGCAAATTCTATTAATGAAGATGATATTTCTGTTCAGAAAAAAGGAAAAGAAGTTGCTATTTTTAGAACTTTACGTCAGCAATTAAAAAAGCGTGAAGGAATTCCTAATATAGCATTGTCAGATTTTATTGCTCCAAAAGAAACTGGGGTAACAGATTATATGGGGGCTTTTTGTGTGGGAATTTTTGGAGCACAAGAATTAGCAGATAGTTACAAAGAAAAAGAAGACGATTATAATGCAATTATGGCGCAAGCAATTGCAGATAGGTTTGCAGAAGCATTTGCAGAATACTTGCACAAACAGGTGAGAACAAAATTTTGGGGTTATGATGCTGATAAAGATTTAACAAATGATGATTTAATTAAAGAAAGTTATAAGGGAATTAGACCTGCACCCGGGTATCCTGCGTGTCCAGATCATTTAGAAAAAGAAACCATTTGGGATGTACTAAAAGTAGAAGAAAATATTGGAGTTACTTTAACTGAAAGTTTAGCAATGTGGCCGGCAGCATCGGTTTCTGGGTATTATTTTGCAAACAAAGAAGCAAAATATTTTGGTTTGGGTAAAATGACAGATGATCAAATTACAGATTATTCAGAAAGAAAAGGCATTACAAAAGCGAAAGCAAGAAAGTGGTTGCATCCTAATATTGCAGAACAATAG
- a CDS encoding M1 family metallopeptidase, whose translation MMKNFLYLLCIVFFVSCDKQDNKLKLETGISFELSKYRKQQISDVVYNLHFKIPKEKTNPISSILEVNFIINDLVNDVFLDFNEDASKLHSIKVNGKKTAIHHQKEHVIINKKLLSLGKNSVEIFFDAGEKSLNRNEEFLYTLLVPDRASTLFPCFDQPDIKAKYNLRITAPKDWKVLCGAFEESSLEVDDFTEHNFATSDLMSTYLFSFVAGKFTQETKNPGAFDMRFLYRENNKEKITESVGEVFKIHQNSIDFLEEYTAVKFPFQKMDFAAIPPFQYGGMEHVGAIQYRQSSLFLDKNATQNRKLSRAKLIAHETSHMWFGDLVTMKWFNDVWMKEVFANFMADKIMNPVFPEVNHDLNFMMSHYPSAYSEDRTKGTNAIRQYLGNLKNAGSLYGRIIYNKAPIMMRQLEYLLGEEGFRDGIQEYIKTYQNSNADWNELVSILDKKSPADIKNWSDVWVNSSGRPIFSEEIKYDEKGNVTKFIIHQNAEDGSDKVWTQSFKIKLLDESGFEKGINIENMGASFDISEAVKDFKPEQVLYNTNGFGYGVYPIYKIKISTFKEIKDEVSRGYQFINLYENMLLGNEIPLTTFQVFLDAILIEKNELIVNYLSGRIETIFWSFLHQEQQDKIQNKTENSIAVLLEKELPANIKKTLFGLYQSIAISEEGKENLYQIWKENKKIKKLFLNENDFTSLAIKLAIFKHSKAAEIVEEQHTRISNKDRLERFKWLMPSLSNDDEVRATFMSSLLQKENREKESWVQTALSTIHHPLRQNSSTKHLKSVLEKLEEVQLTGDIFFPKGWLASSIGNYSSKEAFDILQQFLKENPNYNPILLKKLLQTTDNLTRAQSIKK comes from the coding sequence ATGATGAAGAATTTTTTATACCTATTATGTATTGTGTTTTTTGTTTCTTGTGACAAGCAAGACAATAAACTAAAACTTGAAACAGGAATCTCTTTTGAATTGTCAAAATATAGAAAGCAACAAATTTCTGATGTTGTTTATAATTTGCATTTTAAAATTCCGAAAGAAAAAACCAATCCTATTTCTTCAATATTGGAAGTAAATTTTATCATTAATGATTTAGTAAACGATGTGTTTCTAGACTTTAATGAAGATGCTTCAAAACTACATTCAATCAAAGTAAATGGTAAAAAAACAGCAATTCATCATCAAAAAGAACATGTAATTATTAATAAAAAATTATTGAGTTTAGGTAAAAATAGTGTTGAAATATTTTTTGATGCAGGAGAAAAATCACTCAATAGAAATGAAGAATTTTTATACACGCTATTGGTTCCTGATAGAGCAAGTACATTATTTCCTTGTTTTGATCAACCAGATATAAAAGCCAAATACAATTTAAGAATTACAGCTCCAAAAGATTGGAAAGTTCTTTGTGGTGCTTTTGAAGAAAGTAGTTTAGAGGTTGATGATTTTACAGAACACAATTTTGCAACTTCAGATTTAATGAGTACCTATTTGTTTTCTTTTGTAGCTGGTAAATTTACCCAAGAAACTAAAAATCCAGGAGCGTTTGATATGCGCTTTTTATACAGGGAGAATAACAAAGAAAAGATAACTGAAAGTGTTGGTGAAGTATTTAAAATTCATCAGAATTCTATCGATTTTTTAGAAGAATATACCGCTGTTAAATTCCCTTTTCAAAAAATGGATTTTGCTGCAATTCCACCTTTTCAATATGGAGGTATGGAACATGTTGGTGCAATTCAATACAGACAATCGTCGTTGTTTTTAGATAAAAATGCAACTCAAAATAGAAAATTAAGTAGAGCAAAATTAATTGCACACGAAACTTCACATATGTGGTTTGGAGATTTGGTTACAATGAAATGGTTTAATGATGTTTGGATGAAAGAAGTTTTTGCCAACTTTATGGCAGATAAAATTATGAATCCTGTTTTCCCTGAAGTAAATCATGATTTAAACTTTATGATGAGTCATTACCCAAGTGCCTATTCAGAAGACAGAACAAAAGGCACTAATGCTATTCGTCAATATTTAGGAAACCTTAAAAATGCAGGTTCTTTGTACGGGAGAATTATTTATAACAAAGCGCCAATTATGATGCGTCAGTTGGAGTATTTGTTGGGTGAAGAAGGTTTTAGAGATGGAATTCAAGAGTACATAAAAACCTACCAAAACTCAAATGCAGATTGGAATGAATTGGTTTCAATTTTGGATAAAAAATCACCAGCAGATATAAAAAACTGGAGTGATGTTTGGGTAAATTCATCGGGAAGACCTATTTTTTCTGAAGAGATTAAATATGATGAAAAAGGAAATGTTACGAAGTTTATTATTCATCAAAATGCAGAAGATGGTTCTGATAAAGTTTGGACACAGTCTTTTAAAATTAAACTGTTAGATGAAAGTGGGTTTGAGAAAGGGATCAATATAGAAAACATGGGCGCTTCTTTTGATATCTCTGAAGCCGTTAAAGATTTTAAGCCTGAGCAAGTTTTATACAATACAAATGGTTTTGGATATGGTGTTTATCCTATTTATAAAATTAAGATTTCTACTTTTAAAGAGATCAAAGATGAGGTTTCTAGAGGATATCAATTTATTAATCTATATGAAAATATGTTACTAGGAAATGAAATTCCATTAACAACGTTTCAAGTTTTTTTAGATGCGATTCTTATAGAAAAAAACGAATTAATAGTAAATTATTTATCAGGAAGAATTGAAACTATCTTTTGGTCATTTTTACATCAAGAACAACAAGATAAAATTCAAAATAAAACAGAGAATAGCATTGCTGTTTTACTAGAGAAAGAACTGCCAGCAAATATTAAAAAAACGTTATTTGGTTTATATCAATCAATTGCAATTTCTGAAGAAGGAAAAGAAAATTTATATCAAATTTGGAAAGAAAATAAGAAGATTAAAAAGCTGTTTTTAAATGAAAATGATTTTACTTCATTAGCAATAAAATTAGCAATTTTTAAACATTCAAAAGCGGCAGAAATAGTAGAAGAACAACATACTAGAATTTCAAATAAAGATCGATTAGAGCGTTTTAAATGGCTGATGCCATCACTTTCTAATGATGATGAGGTAAGAGCTACTTTTATGAGTTCTCTTTTACAAAAAGAAAACAGAGAAAAAGAGTCTTGGGTTCAAACTGCTTTGAGTACGATTCATCATCCGTTAAGACAAAATTCATCAACAAAGCATTTAAAGTCGGTTTTAGAAAAATTAGAAGAAGTACAATTAACAGGAGATATTTTCTTTCCTAAAGGATGGTTAGCTAGTTCTATTGGTAATTATTCATCTAAAGAAGCTTTTGATATTTTACAGCAGTTTCTAAAAGAAAACCCAAATTATAATCCAATTTTATTAAAAAAGCTATTGCAAACTACTGATAATTTAACCAGAGCTCAAAGCATTAAAAAATAA
- the metF gene encoding methylenetetrahydrofolate reductase [NAD(P)H], which produces MKITDHIKKAAGKTLFSFEIIPPKKGNNIQDLYNNIDPLMEFNPPFIDVTTSREEYVYINKADGLLDRKITRMRPGTLGICAAIKHKYNVDTVPHVLCGGFTKEETEYLLVDCHYLGIDNVMALRGDAMSHQKYFTANDGGNHYAADLVSQINDLNSGKYLHDVIESTTKPDFCIGVAGYPEKHLESPSLQTDLRRLKEKVDAGADYVVTQMFFDNQKYFEFVEAAKKAGINVPIIPGIKPIAVKRHLQLLPQVFRIDLPETLISNVERCKTNKDVRQVGIEWAIQQSKELLAAGVPVLHYYSMGKSDNIQAIASELF; this is translated from the coding sequence ATGAAAATTACAGATCACATAAAAAAAGCAGCAGGAAAAACATTGTTTTCATTTGAAATTATTCCGCCAAAAAAAGGAAATAATATTCAAGATTTATATAATAATATAGATCCATTAATGGAATTTAACCCACCTTTTATAGACGTTACAACTTCGAGAGAAGAGTATGTGTATATTAATAAAGCAGATGGTTTATTAGATAGAAAAATAACTAGAATGCGTCCTGGAACTCTTGGTATTTGTGCTGCAATTAAGCATAAATATAATGTAGATACAGTGCCTCATGTGTTGTGTGGAGGTTTTACAAAAGAAGAAACAGAGTACCTTTTGGTAGATTGTCATTATTTAGGAATTGATAATGTAATGGCGTTGAGAGGAGATGCAATGAGTCATCAAAAGTATTTTACAGCAAATGACGGAGGGAATCATTATGCTGCAGATTTAGTATCTCAAATTAATGATTTGAATTCTGGAAAATATTTGCACGATGTTATAGAGTCTACCACTAAGCCAGATTTTTGTATTGGAGTTGCAGGGTATCCAGAAAAACATTTAGAATCTCCATCATTACAAACTGATTTAAGACGTTTGAAGGAAAAAGTTGATGCTGGTGCAGATTATGTAGTAACGCAAATGTTTTTTGATAATCAGAAATATTTTGAATTTGTAGAAGCTGCCAAAAAAGCAGGAATTAATGTGCCTATTATTCCAGGAATTAAACCAATTGCTGTAAAACGTCATTTGCAATTATTGCCTCAAGTTTTTAGAATTGATTTACCAGAAACATTAATTTCTAATGTTGAGCGTTGTAAAACAAATAAAGATGTTCGTCAAGTAGGAATTGAATGGGCAATTCAACAATCTAAAGAATTATTAGCAGCAGGTGTTCCTGTATTGCACTATTATTCTATGGGTAAAAGTGATAATATACAAGCAATAGCATCTGAGTTGTTTTAA
- a CDS encoding LytTR family DNA-binding domain-containing protein — MIANLKVLVVENNISNYKLIEAYFKKYFPTIEVLGPAKSSKEFVDLYFKINPDILLLDIILDDDKTSLETLAELGLITAEIIITSSFEQYALDAINKHSVSAYLVKPIDVFSFRNALAVAVQNIDIKRRNIKSDNYGYNNKKNIAVATIDSIDLIEINDILYLEADGTYTVFYLENKDPVVASKNIGVYDKLMPGDSFFRIHHKFHVNVNKVVKVFKADGYYCVLNNGKHLSIALRRQEQFKKFLNIK, encoded by the coding sequence ATGATTGCAAATTTAAAGGTACTTGTTGTTGAGAATAATATATCAAATTATAAGTTAATTGAAGCTTATTTTAAGAAATATTTCCCCACTATTGAAGTCCTAGGACCTGCAAAAAGCTCAAAGGAATTTGTTGATTTATACTTTAAAATAAACCCAGATATTCTGTTGCTTGATATTATTTTAGATGATGATAAAACCTCGCTTGAAACATTAGCTGAATTAGGCCTTATCACTGCCGAAATTATTATTACAAGTTCTTTTGAACAATATGCTTTAGATGCAATTAACAAACACAGCGTTTCTGCCTATTTAGTAAAACCTATAGATGTTTTTAGTTTTAGAAATGCTTTAGCTGTTGCTGTTCAAAATATTGATATAAAAAGGAGAAATATTAAGAGTGATAATTACGGCTATAATAATAAAAAAAATATAGCAGTTGCTACAATTGACTCTATAGATTTAATAGAAATTAATGATATTTTGTATTTAGAGGCAGATGGTACCTATACTGTGTTTTACCTAGAAAACAAAGACCCAGTAGTAGCATCAAAAAATATTGGAGTATATGATAAATTAATGCCAGGAGATAGTTTTTTTAGAATACACCACAAATTCCATGTTAACGTTAACAAGGTTGTTAAAGTTTTTAAAGCCGATGGTTATTATTGCGTATTGAATAATGGAAAACACCTATCTATAGCGTTAAGAAGGCAAGAACAATTTAAAAAATTTTTAAATATAAAATAA
- the trxA gene encoding thioredoxin, with amino-acid sequence MALEITDANFEEVVLKSDKPVLVDFWAAWCGPCRMVGPIVDEIYAEYEGKAIVGKVDVDANQEFAAKYGVRNIPTVLIFKNGEVVDKQVGVAPKNVYTGKIDAVI; translated from the coding sequence ATGGCATTAGAAATAACAGATGCAAATTTTGAAGAAGTAGTATTAAAGTCTGATAAGCCAGTATTGGTAGATTTTTGGGCTGCTTGGTGTGGACCTTGTAGAATGGTTGGACCAATAGTTGATGAAATTTACGCAGAATATGAAGGTAAAGCGATTGTTGGTAAAGTAGATGTTGATGCAAATCAAGAATTTGCAGCTAAATACGGAGTACGTAATATACCAACTGTTTTAATCTTTAAAAACGGAGAAGTTGTAGATAAACAAGTAGGTGTTGCACCTAAAAATGTTTACACGGGTAAAATTGATGCTGTTATATAA
- a CDS encoding DUF58 domain-containing protein translates to MNLSEVKTSEIKNLDLLAKQVVEGFVTGIHKSPFHGFSVEFSEHKLYNKGESSRHIDWKLFAKTEKLYTKKYEEETNLRCHIIIDNSASMHYPVVKKQSLGTLNKIGFSAVAAASLMEILKRQRDAVGLSIYSDSYEYYAPEKGSARHRKMILHQLEQLLVSSSKKTTETYKYLHEIAEKIHRRSLIFLFTDMFQPTKDNKALFEALRHLKYNKHEVVLFHTYDEKTELSFDFDNAPKKFVDVETGEEINIYAENIQEKYKEFVSAYFKELKNKCLQYKIDYVPVAINQGFNAVLTAYLIRRKKIK, encoded by the coding sequence ATGAATTTATCCGAAGTTAAAACATCTGAAATTAAAAACTTAGACCTACTTGCAAAACAAGTGGTAGAAGGTTTTGTAACAGGTATTCATAAAAGCCCATTTCATGGGTTTTCTGTAGAATTTTCTGAGCATAAATTATACAATAAAGGAGAAAGTTCAAGGCATATAGATTGGAAGCTTTTTGCAAAGACAGAAAAATTATATACCAAAAAATATGAAGAAGAAACAAATCTTCGTTGTCATATTATTATAGATAATTCTGCTTCTATGCATTACCCAGTTGTAAAAAAGCAATCTTTAGGTACTCTAAATAAAATTGGTTTTTCTGCAGTTGCAGCAGCTTCTTTAATGGAGATTTTAAAAAGGCAAAGAGATGCTGTTGGTTTAAGTATCTATTCTGACTCTTATGAGTATTATGCACCAGAAAAAGGATCTGCGCGTCATAGGAAGATGATTTTGCATCAGCTAGAACAATTACTGGTTTCAAGTTCTAAGAAAACTACAGAGACGTATAAATATTTACATGAAATTGCAGAAAAGATTCATAGACGGTCATTAATCTTTCTTTTTACGGATATGTTTCAACCAACAAAAGATAATAAAGCCCTTTTTGAAGCTTTACGTCACCTAAAATATAACAAACATGAGGTGGTTTTGTTCCATACTTATGATGAAAAAACAGAATTAAGCTTCGATTTTGACAATGCACCCAAAAAATTTGTAGATGTTGAGACTGGGGAAGAAATAAATATCTACGCAGAAAATATTCAAGAAAAATATAAAGAATTTGTTAGTGCGTATTTTAAAGAGTTGAAAAATAAATGTTTACAGTATAAAATAGATTATGTTCCTGTAGCTATTAACCAAGGATTTAATGCGGTTTTAACCGCATATTTAATAAGAAGAAAAAAAATTAAATAA
- a CDS encoding FISUMP domain-containing protein translates to MKKLLLCAAFIAASFTTVAQVGVGTATPQAALDVVSTTSGVLLPRVANIAAVTAPVNGMLIYDLSSNCFKGFENGAWTSCFNIQVGENDVVSTTGKIWMDRNLGATQVATGSQDFASYGNLYQWGRAADGHQVIMRDAATLPNGTNPPSGSSSSAAGPVASGSEGANFITGNSDWLSTQDDVRWSTGTEIAPVKTANDPCPSGYRVPTETELTQEHLSWSSNDSDGAIDSPLKLPLAGRRYSSNGTLYSVGSNGYYWSSTVSSTGARFLYFDSSNANMYNDTRTYGFSVRCIKD, encoded by the coding sequence ATGAAAAAACTATTATTATGTGCTGCATTTATAGCGGCAAGTTTTACAACAGTTGCACAGGTTGGTGTTGGTACCGCAACGCCACAAGCAGCTTTAGATGTAGTGTCTACAACTAGTGGTGTTCTTTTGCCGCGTGTTGCTAATATTGCCGCAGTTACCGCTCCCGTAAATGGAATGCTTATTTACGATCTATCAAGTAACTGTTTTAAAGGGTTCGAAAATGGGGCCTGGACCTCTTGTTTTAATATTCAGGTAGGTGAAAATGATGTTGTATCTACTACCGGTAAAATATGGATGGACCGTAATTTAGGAGCAACACAAGTAGCCACTGGTAGTCAAGATTTTGCATCTTATGGAAATTTATATCAATGGGGTAGAGCTGCAGATGGCCACCAAGTAATAATGCGAGATGCAGCCACATTACCAAATGGTACTAATCCACCAAGCGGTTCTTCTTCATCTGCAGCAGGGCCAGTGGCTAGTGGTAGTGAAGGTGCAAACTTTATTACTGGTAATTCTGATTGGTTAAGTACACAAGATGATGTGCGTTGGAGCACTGGTACAGAAATAGCTCCTGTAAAAACTGCTAACGACCCTTGTCCATCTGGGTATAGAGTGCCAACCGAGACAGAATTAACCCAAGAACATCTTTCTTGGTCTTCTAATGATAGTGATGGAGCCATAGATAGCCCATTAAAATTACCTCTTGCGGGCCGCCGCTACTCCAGTAATGGTACGCTTTACAGTGTTGGCTCAAATGGCTACTATTGGTCAAGTACCGTAAGTAGTACGGGCGCACGTTTCCTGTACTTCGATAGCAGTAATGCTAACATGTACAATGACACTCGTACCTACGGCTTCTCGGTACGTTGCATTAAGGATTAA
- a CDS encoding T9SS type A sorting domain-containing protein, with amino-acid sequence MKKIIILIVGLVSANVAWSQDLHVGSGAAITTLPGSVLFSGSNTSVDASASLTTTSDATVSGSFIVSGTTTGDITYKRYIPDTDWHLVSAPVTSQSIPTFVGVAGNAVAQSGTTSNYGVSYYNNTNAAGNRWTYHNTATTAPENQETLTNFVSGQGYSMKKAATGAYTFTGAMANTDVAVSIPTVNAGTHRWSCIGNPFPSFLAVNNAANAVANVLTGNLGNLDPSFAFLYVWNGTSYDPIGLSDTALQLAPGQAFMVKAINLNETFTFSKGLQNHNSGPTTFYKGSSSIPTILVNLTSGAVNKATKLTFLDSSTTGLDVGYDAGAYQDGTPSFSINTHLVSDSQGIDFTRQSLPTSVLDSEVAIPLSVYAAVNKKLTFSVAANNVPDGVAVYLEDSFNNTFTNLTDASVEITTTTALNGIGRFYLRTSSSVLSLENNVVDNSVNLYKTSNSTLKITGLKAQGNATLQMYNIGGKEVLATQFVAQRVKEISLPMLPTGVYIVSVVSKLGTFHKKLIIE; translated from the coding sequence ATGAAAAAAATTATAATTTTAATAGTTGGCCTTGTAAGTGCCAATGTTGCATGGTCTCAAGATCTGCATGTAGGTTCAGGAGCAGCAATAACAACGTTACCCGGTAGCGTATTATTTTCAGGAAGCAATACCTCCGTAGATGCATCAGCAAGCTTAACCACTACCTCAGATGCTACTGTAAGTGGCTCTTTTATTGTGAGTGGCACCACAACAGGAGACATTACGTATAAGCGTTATATACCTGACACTGATTGGCATTTGGTTTCTGCACCTGTTACAAGTCAAAGCATTCCTACTTTTGTAGGGGTTGCTGGCAATGCAGTAGCTCAAAGTGGTACAACAAGTAATTACGGGGTGTCTTATTACAACAACACCAATGCTGCGGGTAATCGTTGGACGTATCATAATACGGCAACCACGGCTCCAGAAAATCAAGAAACATTAACAAATTTTGTTTCGGGGCAAGGGTATAGTATGAAGAAGGCCGCTACTGGCGCTTACACCTTTACTGGTGCCATGGCAAACACAGATGTTGCTGTGTCAATACCAACTGTAAATGCTGGTACGCATCGTTGGAGTTGTATTGGAAACCCGTTTCCATCATTTTTAGCTGTAAATAATGCTGCAAATGCAGTGGCAAATGTGTTAACAGGTAACCTTGGTAATTTAGACCCAAGTTTTGCTTTTTTATATGTTTGGAATGGAACTTCTTATGATCCTATAGGGCTTTCGGATACTGCTTTACAGTTAGCTCCAGGGCAAGCTTTTATGGTGAAAGCAATTAATTTGAATGAAACATTTACCTTTAGCAAAGGTTTACAAAACCATAACAGTGGTCCAACCACTTTTTATAAAGGGAGTTCTTCAATACCTACTATTTTAGTAAATCTTACAAGTGGTGCTGTAAACAAAGCTACAAAATTAACGTTTTTAGACAGCTCAACTACAGGTTTAGATGTAGGGTATGATGCAGGTGCCTACCAAGACGGTACCCCTTCATTTTCTATAAACACCCATTTGGTATCCGATAGCCAAGGCATCGATTTTACCAGACAATCTTTACCAACAAGTGTTTTAGATAGTGAGGTAGCAATACCTTTATCTGTGTACGCTGCTGTAAATAAAAAATTAACATTTAGTGTAGCTGCTAATAATGTGCCAGACGGCGTAGCAGTCTATTTAGAAGATAGCTTTAACAATACTTTTACAAACCTAACCGATGCATCTGTAGAAATAACAACTACTACTGCTTTAAATGGTATTGGTCGGTTTTACCTACGTACCTCTAGTAGTGTCTTAAGTTTAGAGAATAACGTTGTAGATAATAGTGTAAACTTATATAAAACTTCTAATAGTACGCTAAAAATTACAGGTTTAAAAGCACAAGGTAATGCTACGCTTCAAATGTATAACATTGGTGGTAAAGAAGTATTGGCTACACAATTTGTTGCACAGCGTGTAAAAGAAATTTCATTACCAATGTTACCAACAGGCGTTTACATTGTAAGTGTTGTTTCTAAATTGGGTACGTTTCATAAAAAATTAATTATCGAATAA